The DNA region CAAAGCCTCTCCTCTTCGGACAAGCTGATCATTGTATTCTTTCCAATTTCTTGAAGACATGTATATTAGTTGGGTTTCTAGTTATTAAGCGACACACTAAATTTTTTTAGTTATTAACGCGATTAATTAAAAAAAAATTGAAAATATCAGAAGAATTTAAGAAAAAATAAACTATTCCTCTATAACCGTGATACAACCAACAGGACATGCATCAGCCGCTTCCTGATTGCATCCAACTTCTTTTAGTGTTGTCTTCTTTGGCTTGCTTTTTCCATCTTTTGCCATTTCCCAATTTTCTGGGCAAATAGATGCACATGCCCCACAACCTATACAGGATTCTCTATCGTGTTTTATCTTGACAACCATATCAAAACCTCCTCTTATCTTAATTGTTTTTTCTTTTTCTTATTTTTTTCCATATAGGATTTTATCGCCTCGTGCAAAGCTTCAGCTGCCAAGTTAGAACAGTGCATTTTGACGGGTGGAAGACCACC from Candidatus Aenigmatarchaeota archaeon includes:
- a CDS encoding ferredoxin, with protein sequence MVVKIKHDRESCIGCGACASICPENWEMAKDGKSKPKKTTLKEVGCNQEAADACPVGCITVIEE